Within Arvicanthis niloticus isolate mArvNil1 chromosome 28, mArvNil1.pat.X, whole genome shotgun sequence, the genomic segment CTGGCAGGAGTCTGCGCACATCCTGACCTCATCCCGGGAGCAGGTCATTCGGTTGCACAGCGTGAACTTGAGCCGCAGGGCACTGTACCGGGTTCGCTTAGGTCATTGCAGAGTCTTGCGGGCTGAGGATCATCTCCTGACTCGTCACCTGACTcgtttaaaaaaaagatgaagaagaagaacacGAGTGTCCTCCGGTCTGCGGAACGTGGGAGAGGGGACTGGTGTCGCTTTCTCAGCTACCCGCGCCCATAGAGTCTTCATCTGTAGGCCACTGGGGTCCCCCCAGGAGTAGAATTGCAACCCGTTTCTAGAAACAGCCCAAGGTTTCCTCCCCAACAcccctccccagtgctgcagtattattaaaagaacaaaataatacacACTAGAAAGAGTGTGATAGAGTTGCGCCCACAACTCTTAAgtgggattatttttttttcacggTGAAATTTGTGTCCTGTTGAGAGTAGCTTCTTGGCAACGTTCAGGGTGAAACTGCTGTGTTCGAATCAGCTTTAGCTTAGAATATGTTGGGTTTGTGCCTAAAGAACCAGGAAGTCCAGTGTCTGAGTCACTGCTCCCCAGGACACCTGGAATCTTCCCTGAGTGTGGGAGATCTGGCTGAGGGCGGAATCCAGCTGACAGCCTCCTTCAGTCTGTGAGACGCCCAGCTGCTGCCCAGAGAGGGACATGGCTGGTGTGGACTGGACTCTGCACACCGTTGCACCCACAGGACCAAAGCATTACAAGTGCCGGTCTTTCGAGGGCCTCCACACTCTGCTTCATGTGACCTCAGCCAGGCAGGCGCAGTGATGATGAGTTCAAGCATGACCCATTCCCTTCAGGTTAACGattaactccccccccccccccccgtcagcAATACACAAACCCAATCCGTGAGCCCTCACACTCCAATTTACCAGCAGCCTGTGGAGAGATCAAACAAGCTTTTTGTTGACACACACTCCCCCTCCTCTCCAGGAGACTAGGGGGAACACACAGGCTTTGTCTTGGAACTTGGTtcatgggaaaagaaaagaaaataattgaattttACGTGGCTTTAGCACTTCACCATTTTTCTTATGCGGGATGGGGGACGGTTGAGGGTGGATGGGAGGAACGCTACTTGTTGAATAAAGAAAacggatggggggggggagaagagctGCAGTACATTCTAGTTAAACTGCAGCCGAAACTAGAGCTCACAGCCCTCCTGCTGGCCCACCTGGCCCCCAGCCCTCCTTCTGGAGTGAAGAAAGGGGAGTCCTATAGTCCTCTGCAGTTATCCTGCAGGAATTCTCAAGTGAGGATGGGTTTAGCATTTCTAGGGATTTGGTGTCCATCAGATGAACTACGCCCTGCTAATTGCAGTGCCAAAAAGTCACAAAGAAAACTCAGCAGTAGCTGCTTAGAGGAATTTTGTTCGCTGGATAAATCGGTGACCCTTAATGGCCGAGCCCAAATGATAGACTTCTCTTGTAATGAAATCCCATACCCTCTGACCCTTGACCTCCACACTCAGCTGCAGGTGGCCCCTTTAGACCGTAGGATGCCCCGTGAGTGTTTTCACAGAAATTTGTCACAGAAAGTGGCCTTTCAGTCCCACACGTGGGCTTAAGTAGGAGTACTGGCTGGATGGTACCATGCCAAGAAGCTGAAACAGTCTATCTTGCCTCCACTACATCCAGGAGGAGAAGAGTTGTCCTGAGAACCCGATGCAGACTGATATGAGGATCATCCTGCTGGGGTTGACCGGTCATGACTTGTTCTGAAAGTGACAGCATGCAGCTATCTCTTCCCTTGGCAGGCTCAGGTTGTGACGCTGCTGCAAGAGCAGGCCACTCTGATTCCGTAACTGTGAATCGTGTTTTCCTTGGACCAACTGGCTTGCTTTGTGAACAAGAACACACAGGGGGCAGATGGAGGTCAGATGAGAAACTGATGAGGTCAAGAGCAGGGACCTGCCAGATTTCTCCAGGGTCACTGTCAACCGCACCATGAGCCAGATCTGTGAGCAGGGCCTTCACTGCTGACTGATGCGATTCGAAGTTTGCAGGAGGCCATGAAGGGGTACCTCATGCATAACACATTTCCTTTGTTCACTATTAGCctgtgaggagaggaaggaagtctCTTAGATACAATCTCTGCATCCTGACCTTTTTATCTTACAAATATGCCATcaagttctggttttgtttggtttgcttttcttctgGGGTCGGGGAAAATGGAAATGCCCCTGGGGGATGGTAAAATCAATTCAGATCAATTTCTGTGCGATGGAGTGAGCCCTTTAAAGGGATCAGCCAGCTCATCTTTTAGTGGCACCATAGACTGGCAGGCCTCAGATATTTATTGGTCACCAGACTTTTCCCCTCTGGGAAGGCTGGTGAAACTCCAAGGTCCTAGGCCCATCCTGGAGCCCAGGATCTGCAGGTACACTGGGTgtctccaccactgggactaTGTTTAGTTCTCCGTTGCACCAGGCCTCGAACCCTTGGCCCAACTCTGAGGGGATTTACCGAAGTGCTCCAAAGCCTGCGTGAAATCAGCGTGAAGTTTGCAGCCCATAGACAGGCTTGGTTCTGGGAAGGGTTGCACAGGCCTGGCTTTGTAGCCATTTGAGCTCAGTCCTGGTCACAGTGGCTTTGACCATGAAGTTCTGCCTAAGGAAAATTATGAAAACCTGAACTAGAGTTAGAGGGGGTCTAAAGGAGAGTGGCATCAATCCTGAGAGTGGTCGCACAGCCCAGCAGAGGATCCCTGAGGCCTCTAAGGACCTTGGGGTCTTGAGACCCCTCAACCATTAACCATAAACTAGCTCCTGAGGCTGGCTGAGCGGTTACCTGCAGAGCAGCTAGTTCAGGTGTGAACACAGGGGTCAACCTTTGTGCAAGGCAACCAGCTGGACCTTTTAAGACAAGAAGCCAAGATTGAGAGAGCGGGACCTGGCAGAGGCGCTTTAATGTCTGTGGGCCTATGACGTTAAGGTAggattttacagaaaaaaaatatccatGTCAGCCCCTCGATGAGTATCAGTGTCAGTTTCTGAGTGGGTGTAAAGGGGACGCTTGTGTTCTCTACCCAGGTCATCTTGGGAAAGAGtttgtgttgaggcccacactctgcctcaacactttgtcgctaagtgctctggtcaagagagaatgtggggctggaggggcaagcgacacgaagaatggagagaagacagggtgtgtggtcaggtcttaattctcgtcccatctcctttattgaaaggaaatctggggtatttataaacacaagcaggagaacacaggtgaaaacactttgcCACGTgtaccatacagctgaggtcactaaacagcaaaacaagctatgtgggataaacaatatatttatcagagtgtgcttcagctgttgtaggcttttgaaaaccaagtctttaatcagggtatatggttccagatggctgcaaagttgatctagccgctttctactaaagttggctcccaacaagttTGTGACAGTGGGAGCAGGTTTTGGACCAGGTGGTGGTTCTGGGAAGTTTTGCTCAACTTTGCCACCGATGGTTATAGGAGATACTGCTACTCTCAGACACTCTTCTCCCTTCAGACCCTGTATTAGTAGGTTTGGGGGTGGGATCTTGAAACTTAGCAGCCCTAAAAAGCCAggggttggggggcggggagggaacACATCTTCAACAGAGCATTCAAACAGCAAGTCATACTGAAAACCTGAGAAAGGACATGTATTCAGTGTGTCCACATTGAGAAGAGGGATGAGTTAAAAGGTTCAGTGTCCCCCAAGTTCATCCTCAGGGTTCTGACGTGAATATAGATGTAAAAAGAAGCAAGAGGTGAGCAATCCTGAGCAAGGTGTGATTCCACCTGACATTGGCTCAGGCGCATGGGAGCTGGTAGGTCGGTTGTCAGAACTGGGGGAATGAATCTCTTCTTGGGGACAAGCTTTGGCTCCAGGGTGGCCctttgtctctttaaaatatcttttttcctGGGGGCGGGGCGTGAGTGCACATGGAGGTAGACCCCACCATGACTCAGCTGCTGGGGGGCTGGCTGAGTCAGCTGAGATTGGCAGCTGTGTCAGCCCCAGCCAGCAATCCCACTCCGCTCATCCTGGTCCTGTTTGATTCTTTCCATCACAGATGAACAGGAAGTTGTTACTGCCAGCATCTTGTTGCTGGTGATTTACACACTGCTGAGATTCTGATGTAGTACCCACTAGAAAAGTAATGGTCATGTTATCTAATAGGCAAGCCACACGCCTGTGTTTTACCCTCTGTCTGCCTTCAACTCACTTATTACTTAAAGACGGAAAGATGTATCCAGCCAACCTGGAGATTGTTGAAAGGAAGAAATTGGTTTTTATCAAACACTCAGTAGTGATTagcttatgtgtgtgtacacagaactCCCTTCACTTTGTGTGGactacactgtgtgtgtgtgtgtgtgtttacctgtgGGCACACACCAAGGGGTGACAAAGCCTTTACTGTCCATTCCATGAGACCCAAGAAGTTGCATCCCACCAGTCGGCAGCAGGTGTGCTTGACGTGAGTTTGGCGTTTGGGTCTTCCTGCTGTTTGTGATAGTTCGGTTTCACCTCAGACCTTGGTTTAGATTCTGTTCTCACATCAGAtttattcttcctccttctttacCTCCTAGTCACGGCTAAGGAGACAGGATGCTGGCCTGAAGACCCACTTGGATCAGCTGGACCAGCAGATAAGTGAACTGCAGCTGGATGTGAGCAGGTCTTCCTGTGAGGCCTTAGACAGTGACAGCAGGCCCAGCTCTGGTATGGCTCATGATTATTGGACATCCTAGAGCCAGGCTGCCAGGATCCTACCCTGGGGAAGGCAGTACAGCATTCACTGTCACCCCTCATGGACACTGTCTGACTGAGCGTTAGGAATAGTGACAGCTTCAGCTTGTGTCCTCAACTGATGTTACAGTTGGGAGATCCCTTGGGCAGCCTGGGAAGTGTATGTGACTGAAGACCTGAGAAAGCTTTAACTAAACATgctgaaaaaaatacataaatatagtaaatatttaaataatatataagttAAAGACCTTACATACAATACAGTTTAATACATATgtaaactaatatatatataatatatgaaatatgtaataaataagttgaaaaaaaatcttctttctgATTGTATTAAATACTCGATGAATGCCTGGCTTTACTGGATGGCCATGGACCGTGTGAATGGATATTTTACAGACCACCTTCTTCATTTAAATAAGTATAACTTATCAGCCAATCACACAAAgatgtcccctcccccatcctagAGTTTACAGAAGGACACCGTTGGCAGTCTTTGCTGGCTTGTATGGcttggtcactttttttttttcttaatattctcCGGATGGGGTGAAACTTGGAAACAGGGACCCTTGTCTCTGGGTTACACTGGTCACAAGGCAGGTGTGACAGCAAGCCTGAAGTGTCTAAGGGGACCCCTTGAACTCTTGGTATTGGCTTTTCCAGTCTAGCCTGGGATATGCTAGGTAGGCATCCAGGGTTGAGGACTCCAAAGAAGGAAACGCCTCTTCAATTGCATGTTAAAGAAGGGAGAAAGTACCCAAAAGACGGAAGGAAGGCCCCCTTCTGAGTATAGCTATGTGTCAGTCGGTCCCATAATCACTCACAAGGTTACCAGCAAGAAtctggaacattctttttctgggCCCATCCCCATAGGCATTCTTGCCTGCTTGTCACCCCTCCCTGTGGCAgtaaaagcaagagaaaagagCTCTGGGTCTTTGGGGCAGAGTCCACTGGCTAGGGATATACTAACTACTATATCTGCTCTGCCCAGGTTTCTATGAGCTGAGTGATGCTGGTTCCTGCTCCCTGTCCACCTCCTGTGCATCAGTTTGCAGTGACCGTCTATCCCCCTCCCTGGGTAGCTGGCTGCCTGTGCTCCAGCCCTCGAAGTCCAGGTCTGGCATGGGAGACTGGCGACCTCGCTCTGCTGATGAGACCACTGTCCCTGCATGGAGCCCGCAGCCCACAGAAGATAGCAGGCTCCTGCATGGTGCCAAGGGCACAGGCCGGCCGAGGGGCGTGTTCCGGCCCAGACCAGTGTCTACAggtgagagagggaggcaggagagagtggGATAATACCTCTAGCTCAGTGGGGAAGAGGTTAAGTCCCACATGGAGCAGAAGAGGGGATGCGATTTTAAATGACCATCTGGAGATGCGAAGAAGCATCCACATCACGTCTAAATGTGAGCCACAAGCACCCCTCATGCCCCTCATGATTTTCCAAGAGAGAAAGATGTCATTtggaacatacatacacacctggGCTCCATGCCAGGCTTGGTATCTCTGTAGTGAACTACCCAGCTTCACTCTCAAACTGTGGCTGCTGGAGCAGTTAGGTGTCCCGGGTAGCCTCCAAACTGTGGTGAAGTGAGGGCACTGAGCTGGCATCCCCTGACCTCTCTAATGGAAGAGCAGGGACCCCACAAGAGCTGAGACTCTACACCCGCCTATGGGCAGCAGGGACTTGGCATCTATCTGCGTTGACATGCTTCTCATGGTCTCATTCCCAGGCGATCTCGAGAGAGTCCTTCCAGCTGATGCGGGCCTCCAGAGAGCTGGCACTGATGCTGCATCCCTCCTATGCCAGGGAGTAGAGGTCCCAGCCCACGCACTGGACCCCAAGTACCAGCGTGATCTGGTGGCCAGGGGAGGCCAGGAGGTGTACCCATATCCCAGCCCCCTCCATGCAGTGGCTCTACAGAGTCCTCTCTTTGCCCTACCTAAAGAAGCTCCATGTTTTGACATCTACTCACCTCCCCAGGATCCTCCTCAGGTTCCTGTTGATGAGAACAGGACTCGAATTGAGCCGATTCGTGAGCTGGCCTCAGCTGAAGCCTACATCCACAGGCTATTGCGACTGCGGGGCCAAGAGCTCCCCCTGAGAGATGTTGGGCAGGAGCAGGGAGGTGATGCAGCTGCTTTTCCACAGAAGCCCTGTGGCCAGAGGGCAAACAGTATAGGTCAGTTCGAGAAGCCTGCCGATCGGGGAGGAGTGAAACTAAGTAGAGGTGCTGCCAAGGACAGCCTCAGGCAACAGGGGCCTGTGTCCCTTGTGGATACTGAGCCCCTCAGCAGCCCCCTAAAGGAGGAAACCATACCTTGGAATTCCTCTGTCCATGGAGATGATACTGTTGGTCCCTCTGTCTGCTCCCAGGCCCAGCTGCCTCTTAGTGATTGTGACCAAGGACCAGTCCTGTCACCATCCAGGGTGTTGAGCGCTGAGAGCCCACCTTTGGCTCCAGGGTCCTTTGCCTATACATCCTGTACCACTGGTGAAACCTCCCCAGTAAGTCTGAGGATGGGCTCTCCCCAAAACAAggccatgaaggtcagaagaagagTTAGTGAGAAAGTACCGAGACTGGGGAAACAGCTCCCACCACAATCTGAGAGACAGCGGGGCATTCATGCTGTGTTGCCCACAGAGCGAGACCCCTCCTCCAGGCCTCAGCAGGGAGGTCTCAGCAGAAGGCCCACACTGGCCAGAGAGCCTCCAGGACGCTCCTGTTCTGAGTCCACCCTCTACCCTGTGCCCTTCCTTGTCCCCCTAGTGGTGGCCCAGAGGGAAAGTTACCCAGTATCCTCCCAAGCTCTTTTCCCAATGGAGGCAGCCCTCAACTCAGCAGCCAGGCGGAAGCAGCGCAGGTGGCAGTCCACTATGGAGATCTCAGCCAAAGCCCGTTCAGTCAGCCGACCGGGGCCCAGCTTGGGTCCCTCTAGGTCCCCAGCCAAGAGAGGAGGTGGTCCCCGGGCGCAGAGCAGGCCCACACTTGCCCGTCAGGATGCCTGTGCGAGGAGTGAGTCAGACCCTTCAGAGCACTCTGCAGAATGCGCCTCACTAGTCCATTCTACTATTGCGGAAACCAGCGAGGAAGAGGAGGCCAGTGACCACACTGCCAACCGCTTTGGGGACGAGTCCAGCAGCAATGATTCAGAAGGCTGTGTCCAGAGAAGCCGCCGCGGCCTGGCAGTAGGCAGTGCAGAAGCTGGGCAAGGAGAGTGGGCGTGGCCTCGGGTGTCCCCCCAACAGTCCTCACGGGCCCCAGGAGGCACCAGGCCACCCCTGCCCCCTGTACCCAAACTGTGCCGCATCAAGGCCTCCAAGGCCCTGAAGAAGAAGATCCGAAGGTTTCAGCCAGCAGCCCTGAAGGTCATGACCATGGTGTGATGCCAGTGTTTCAGGACAAGTCTAGGACCCCAGAAGGTGTCATGTGATGTGGTAGCCCGTGCCATGTGATGAGCAGGCGGAGGGTGGTACCAACCCACCATTTTGCTTAGGTTTCTCAGTCACCCTCAATGTGGTTGTAGGTCTTCTGGGGTGACATTCCCTCCAGCCATTTTCATTGCATGATTCCATCCACAGTTTTGCCCCCCACCATAGTGTGCCTGCTTTGTGAGGAGAAATCTCTAATAAGACGTTCCTCCCCAGAGACATCTTAGAAACATGGATTCCTGTTGTGGGGAAAACAGATTTGAATTTAACTCGATATTACAGTCATGTGAACAAACACCTAACCATGCTGATATAGTTCCAAATAAAAGAACCatgtttcctttctcctcagcCACTGTCTTGTGTCTTCTTTCCCAACATGGGATGTGTGTGAACCTGAGACAGGGAAAACATTTTGAGAGTAAAGTCTAAACCCTGGGTTCAACACAGGTGAACTGTGTAGGAAAAATTATAactttttttgtgtttataaagataattcttgctgggcggtggtggcgcacgcctttaatcccagcacttgggaggcagagacaggccgatttctgagttcgaggccagcctggtctacagagtgacagccaggactacacagagaaaccctgtctcgaaaaaccaaaaaaaaaaaaaaaaaaagataattctttcttttttccaaccATTCTTATGAATGACAATAGGTTTTCAGCTCAGCTGTTTAGTGCTGCTGTTGCAAAGGTGGCTGTCTGGACCCATTACATGTTACCtagaggggagaagggggtgcATTTTATGGGGTTCCCTTCCTCATCACTTTACAGAAGCCTTGAAAAtaaggagaca encodes:
- the Dact2 gene encoding dapper homolog 2 isoform X2, with product MWAPSGPGPAGWDRRRVGARLRAALAGLQELQGLRATQQARVRGALGLHPAPGPRGQELRLESALAALREQLSRLRRQDAGLKTHLDQLDQQISELQLDVSRSSCEALDSDSRPSSGFYELSDAGSCSLSTSCASVCSDRLSPSLGSWLPVLQPSKSRSGMGDWRPRSADETTVPAWSPQPTEDSRLLHGAKGTGRPRGVFRPRPVSTGDLERVLPADAGLQRAGTDAASLLCQGVEVPAHALDPKYQRDLVARGGQEVYPYPSPLHAVALQSPLFALPKEAPCFDIYSPPQDPPQVPVDENRTRIEPIRELASAEAYIHRLLRLRGQELPLRDVGQEQGGDAAAFPQKPCGQRANSIGQFEKPADRGGVKLSRGAAKDSLRQQGPVSLVDTEPLSSPLKEETIPWNSSVHGDDTVGPSVCSQAQLPLSDCDQGPVLSPSRVLSAESPPLAPGSFAYTSCTTGETSPVSLRMGSPQNKAMKVRRRVSEKVPRLGKQLPPQSERQRGIHAVLPTERDPSSRPQQGGLSRRPTLAREPPGRSCSESTLYPVPFLVPLVVAQRESYPVSSQALFPMEAALNSAARRKQRRWQSTMEISAKARSVSRPGPSLGPSRSPAKRGGGPRAQSRPTLARQDACARSESDPSEHSAECASLVHSTIAETSEEEEASDHTANRFGDESSSNDSEGCVQRSRRGLAVGSAEAGQGEWAWPRVSPQQSSRAPGGTRPPLPPVPKLCRIKASKALKKKIRRFQPAALKVMTMV
- the Dact2 gene encoding dapper homolog 2 isoform X1, with translation MVRAAHLRNLLEASLKSRLRRQDAGLKTHLDQLDQQISELQLDVSRSSCEALDSDSRPSSGFYELSDAGSCSLSTSCASVCSDRLSPSLGSWLPVLQPSKSRSGMGDWRPRSADETTVPAWSPQPTEDSRLLHGAKGTGRPRGVFRPRPVSTGDLERVLPADAGLQRAGTDAASLLCQGVEVPAHALDPKYQRDLVARGGQEVYPYPSPLHAVALQSPLFALPKEAPCFDIYSPPQDPPQVPVDENRTRIEPIRELASAEAYIHRLLRLRGQELPLRDVGQEQGGDAAAFPQKPCGQRANSIGQFEKPADRGGVKLSRGAAKDSLRQQGPVSLVDTEPLSSPLKEETIPWNSSVHGDDTVGPSVCSQAQLPLSDCDQGPVLSPSRVLSAESPPLAPGSFAYTSCTTGETSPVSLRMGSPQNKAMKVRRRVSEKVPRLGKQLPPQSERQRGIHAVLPTERDPSSRPQQGGLSRRPTLAREPPGRSCSESTLYPVPFLVPLVVAQRESYPVSSQALFPMEAALNSAARRKQRRWQSTMEISAKARSVSRPGPSLGPSRSPAKRGGGPRAQSRPTLARQDACARSESDPSEHSAECASLVHSTIAETSEEEEASDHTANRFGDESSSNDSEGCVQRSRRGLAVGSAEAGQGEWAWPRVSPQQSSRAPGGTRPPLPPVPKLCRIKASKALKKKIRRFQPAALKVMTMV